One genomic window of Centropristis striata isolate RG_2023a ecotype Rhode Island chromosome 20, C.striata_1.0, whole genome shotgun sequence includes the following:
- the LOC131993875 gene encoding hydroxycarboxylic acid receptor 2-like → MYLVNGTSATNGTNILHCLSTYNFGNVFLSIFTITVMLVGLPGNIVALWIFCFRMKCWKPNTVFLFNLVLADFFLLISVPFRIDLYLQDNYWRFGPVWCRINLFMLAVNRSASIGFMTVVALDRYFKVVHPLHWISRMTLTQAGWLTGLIWMAVVALRIPLLATNLHYQDENVSLCRSFNSYEVIPPTIVVHYVAFVLEFFLPWFMLLFCSARIVCILRQRGMDKKKNVRRAIRAVGVISSVFTICFMPNIVTGLGAVYIKYFYPNDCLYYTLLTEIFMVCIGFTYLNSALDPLIYVFSSAMYRDALMAAISQLGFVRKYVRAAGNRETK, encoded by the coding sequence ATGTATTTGGTGAATGGTACCTCGGCAACAAATGGAACAAACATCCTGCACTGCCTATCCACCTACAACTTTGGAAATGTGTTCCTGAGCATTTTCACCATCACCGTGATGCTTGTGGGCCTGCCGGGAAACATTGTAGCCCTATGGATTTTCTGTTTCCGCATGAAATGTTGGAAACCCAACACTGTCTTCCTCTTTAACCTGGTTCTGGCTGACTTCTTCCTTCTCATCAGCGTGCCCTTCCGCATCGACCTCTATCTCCAAGACAACTACTGGAGGTTCGGACCGGTCTGGTGCCGCATCAACCTCTTCATGCTGGCTGTCAATCGCTCTGCCAGTATTGGATTCATGACAGTTGTGGCACTGGACCGCTACTTTAAAGTGGTCCATCCGCTTCACTGGATCAGCCGTATGACTTTAACCCAGGCGGGTTGGCTCACAGGCCTGATCTGGATGGCTGTGGTCGCCCTTCGGATTCCGCTGTTGGCCACCAACCTCCATTACCAGGATGAAAATGTCTCACTGTGTCGCAGCTTCAACTCCTATGAGGTAATCCCACCGACAATAGTGGTACACTACGTGGCCTTCGTTCTAGAGTTCTTCCTGCCCTGGTTTATGTTGCTGTTCTGCTCAGCCCGGATTGTCTGCATCCTGCGCCAACGTGGGATGGACAAGAAGAAGAACGTACGGAGGGCGATCCGAGCCGTAGGGGTGATCAGTTCAGTGTTCACCATCTGTTTCATGCCAAATATAGTCACAGGTTTGGGTGCGGTGTACATCAAGTATTTCTACCCCAATGATTGCTTGTACTACACACTATTAACTGAGATCTTTATGGTGTGCATCGGTTTTACCTACCTCAACAGTGCTTTGGACCCTCTCATCTACGTTTTCTCTAGCGCCATGTATCGTGATGCCCTCATGGCCGCCATCAGCCAACTGGGCTTTGTGAGGAAGTATGTCAGAGCAGCCGGCAACCgagaaacaaaataa